The following coding sequences are from one Capsicum annuum cultivar UCD-10X-F1 chromosome 3, UCD10Xv1.1, whole genome shotgun sequence window:
- the LOC107862914 gene encoding peptide-N4-(N-acetyl-beta-glucosaminyl)asparagine amidase A, with protein MINLFFIFVFIFIIVPLSSSVEHDSHLLRRGLVQQKYLEITRPLPFANLTPSCTLPILTHDFGNTMGLPPISVDYTPPEKCSWNHVALQFNASCKGVQYDRIAAVWLDGADLLRTSTAEPTVDGVFWTVTKDVTRYTSLLVKENISLSVMLENLVDDVYTGVYRVNVTFLYYDVDDTGVPLKLRLVDDVFVDSPIRGGGSLSLNDKPADLIMPISGYGGEGFWFRIQSDSELHGKSVAIPKNTYKAVMEICVSFHGDDEFWYSNPPDSYVRANNLTSQRGHGAYREVLLNIDENLVGSVVPFPVIYPGGINPLYWDPVVSIGAFDHPSYDIDLTPFLGILLDGKSHFLWFKVVDSLPFWLVDANLHLWLDKQCTGDCAVQAAIIDSGTPDFEIEMERSSDFQGLDGSYEVEMKRKSEYRGWVKSSAGNLTTTVSRELKFKNKIKFHEKGNEKKVKQKVKEEIEISVVESETGIKISHTSLKRKYPLTITTKTSKPSKEDNGTKLMLSELENEWSEKKKWGEGYSSSSSSSSSSLKNGQKCKGWMNVQDNVVVQGEATTEQRYSYNGEASSYSREITAANGRLINDTANYFKFASFTTM; from the coding sequence ATGATAaatctcttcttcatctttgtTTTCATCTTCATCATTGTTCCACTTTCCTCTTCCGTTGAACACGATTCTCACTTGCTCAGACGAGGTCTTGTTCAACAGAAATACTTGGAAATCACTCGTCCATTGCCCTTCGCTAATCTCACTCCTTCCTGCACTCTTCCCATCCTCACTCATGACTTCGGAAATACGATGGGTCTTCCACCTATCTCCGTTGATTACACTCCTCCAGAGAAATGCTCTTGGAACCATGTGGCTCTTCAATTCAACGCATCTTGCAAAGGAGTACAGTATGACCGTATTGCTGCAGTTTGGCTTGACGGTGCCGATCTCTTACGTACCAGCACAGCTGAGCCTACTGTAGATGGCGTTTTCTGGACTGTTACTAAGGATGTTACCAGGTACACGTCCCTACTCGTCAAggagaatatttctctttctgtTATGCTGGAAAATTTGGTCGACGATGTTTATACAGGTGTCTATCGTGTTAATGTTACTTTCTTATACTATGATGTTGATGATACGGGTGTTCCGTTGAAATTGAGACTGGTAGATGATGTGTTTGTGGATAGTCCCATAAGAGGAGGAGGTTCGTTGAGTTTGAATGATAAACCAGCAGATTTGATAATGCCTATTTCGGGTTATGGAGGTGAAGGATTTTGGTTCCGAATTCAAAGCGATTCGGAATTGCATGGGAAAAGTGTTGCCATACCGAAGAACACGTACAAAGCTGTCATGGAAATTTGCGTATCATTTCACGGGGACGATGAGTTTTGGTACTCAAATCCCCCTGATTCTTACGTAAGGGCAAATAATTTGACTAGCCAGAGAGGGCACGGAGCGTACAGGGAAGTTTTGTTGAATATAGATGAGAATTTGGTAGGATCCGTGGTTCCATTCCCTGTAATTTACCCAGGTGGAATTAATCCCTTGTACTGGGATCCAGTTGTTTCAATTGGGGCCTTTGATCATCCTTCTTACGACATCGACTTAACTCCATTTTTAGGGATTTTACTCGATGGTAAATCCCATTTTCTGTGGTTTAAGGTGGTGGATAGTCTCCCTTTCTGGCTTGTGGACGCCAATTTGCACCTTTGGTTAGATAAACAATGCACAGGTGATTGTGCAGTGCAGGCTGCAATTATTGATTCTGGAACTCCAGACTTTGAGATTGAGATGGAGCGATCTTCAGACTTTCAAGGTCTGGATGGATCGTACGAGGTTGAGATGAAGAGGAAGAGCGAGTATCGTGGGTGGGTGAAGTCATCAGCAGGCAATTTGACAACTACAGTTTCACGAGAACTCAAGTTCAAGAACAAGATAAAGTTTCATGAAAAGGGAAATGAAAAGAAGGTAAAGCAAAAAGTGAAAGAAGAGATTGAAATTAGTGTTGTAGAGTCTGAAACGGGTATCAAGATTTCTCATACAAGTCTGAAGAGGAAATATCCTCTAACGATAACCACTAAGACTAGTAAGCCATCGAAAGAGGATAATGGTACAAAATTGATGCTTTCTGAATTAGAAAATGAATGGAGTGAGAAGAAGAAGTGGGGTGAAggatattcttcttcttcttcttcttcttcaagcaGTTTGAAAAATGGGCAAAAATGCAAAGGGTGGATGAATGTTCAAGATAATGTTGTTGTTCAAGGTGAAGCAACTACTGAACAGAGGTATTCATATAATGGTGAAGCTAGTAGCTATTCTAGGGAAATTACAGCTGCCAATGGCAGGCTTATAAATGACACTGCTAACTACTTCAAGTTTGCTTCATTTACTACTATGTAA